One Cucurbita pepo subsp. pepo cultivar mu-cu-16 chromosome LG20, ASM280686v2, whole genome shotgun sequence genomic window carries:
- the LOC111783172 gene encoding E3 ubiquitin-protein ligase RING1-like, with translation MSSSGGNYGDGAGGGAASHGPQLFFCYTCNRTVTITPSSSSDLLCPNCNDSFVEEMDSPNPNPSPVPNPFLSFTSEAFPPFSSGGGGNGGGNGGFPIIFSTTSSSGGIGGGGSMMNDLSALLGGGSHRSTSLQDPDGFSPLLFLQNYLQSANVQLVIQNASGEAFHPSSNFNLGDYFFGPGLEQLIQQLAENDPNRYGTPPASKSSIEALPNIKITEELLASDSSQCAVCKDTFELNEEAKQMPCKHIYHADCIIPWLELHNSCPVCRYELPTDDPDYEQRNRGTSTPNRSQSESQPFGDSSIRGENVGGSDPNSDENSPSQQERRVRRIAFPWPFRGFGSAAETSNSGGGNNSGNSDEPSSRNRGNQSSSEPMQEDLD, from the coding sequence ATGTCTTCGTCCGGCGGTAACTATGGCGACGGAGCTGGCGGTGGCGCCGCCTCGCATGGCCCTCAGCTCTTCTTCTGCTATACGTGCAATCGTACGGTAACCATTACTCCCTCATCATCCTCCGATCTTTTGTGCCCCAACTGCAACGATAGCTTCGTTGAAGAAATGGATAGTCCAAACCCTAACCCTAGCCCTGTTCCCAATCCTTTCCTCTCCTTCACATCCGAGGCATTTCCGCCGTTCAGCTCCGGTGGCGGTGGAAATGGCGGTGGAAATGGAGGTTTCCCGATTATATTCTCCACGACATCATCATCCGGTGGCATTGGCGGTGGCGGTTCTATGATGAATGATCTATCGGCGCTATTGGGAGGCGGTTCTCATCGGTCGACGTCCTTGCAAGACCCTGACGGTTTTAGTCCCTTGCTCTTCCTCCAGAACTATCTTCAAAGCGCTAATGTTCAATTGGTAATCCAGAACGCATCGGGAGAGGCGTTTCATCCCTCTTCCAATTTCAATCTTGGAGATTACTTCTTCGGCCCCGGCCTCGAGCAGTTGATTCAACAACTTGCTGAAAACGATCCGAACCGTTATGGAACCCCTCCCGCTTCAAAGTCGTCGATTGAGGCACTtccaaatatcaaaattacgGAGGAATTGTTGGCCTCAGATTCTTCCCAGTGCGCTGTTTGTAAGGATACGTTTGAGCTCAACGAGGAGGCGAAACAGATGCCTTGCAAACACATATATCACGCAGATTGTATCATTCCATGGCTGGAATTGCATAATTCTTGTCCGGTATGTCGATATGAATTGCCCACAGATGATCCCGATTACGAGCAAAGGAATCGTGGGACTTCAACTCCTAATCGAAGTCAAAGCGAAAGTCAACCCTTTGGTGATTCTTCTATCCGTGGGGAAAATGTTGGTGGAAGCGATCCTAATTCCGACGAGAATTCACCGAGTCAACAGGAGCGGAGGGTTAGGAGGATCGCATTTCCTTGGCCATTCAGAGGTTTTGGTTCGGCCGCTGAGACTAGTAACAGCGGAGGTGGCAACAATAGTGGAAATAGCGACGAACCTAGCTCCAGAAATAGGGGAAATCAGAGCTCTTCAGAACCCATGCAGGAAGATCTTGATTGA
- the LOC111783438 gene encoding probable ADP-ribosylation factor GTPase-activating protein AGD15 has product MNEKASVSKELEAKHTKILEGLLKLPENRECADCRSKAPRWASVNLGIFICMQCSGIHRSLGVHISKVRSTTLDTWLPEQVAFMQSMGNERSNCYWEAELPPNVDNRGNQMFIRAKYEEKRWVSKNKTHPTPQLGGMRSIYCDSIETEPKSSISKKMRNFSLDEEILTKHVTKTTPPVAKSRGNSLDMKNHMIILAPPRGPSSVKGIDTSTKNTNGSPDLFIYLQDAKQDFPSVVPDRWATFD; this is encoded by the exons ATGAACGAGAAGGCCTCCGTCTCTAAGGAGCTCGAAGCCAAACATACTAAG ATTCTAGAAGGCCTTCTCAAGCTTCCAGAAAACAGGGAATGTGCCGACTGCCGGAGCAA GGCTCCACGATGGGCAAGTGTGAACCTTGGAATTTTTATATGCATGCAATGCTCGGGTATTCATCGGAGTCTTGGAGTACATATTTCAAAG GTACGGTCTACTACTCTTGATACGTGGCTACCAGAACAGGTTGCTTTTATGCAGT CTATGGGAAATGAGAGATCGAATTGTTACTGGGAAGCAGAACTACCACCAAATGTTGATAACAGAGGGAATCAAATGTTCATTCGTGCCAA GTACGAAGAGAAAAGGTGGGTTTCAAAGAACAAGACACACCCAACTCCACAATTAGGTGGAATGAGAAGTATTTATTGTGATTCGATTGAAACTGAACCCAAAAGCTCTATTTCAAAGAAGATGAGGAACTTCTCTCTTGATGAAGAGATTCTCACAAAGCACGTGACGAAAACAACTCCTCCAGTAGCAAAATCACGCGGG AATTCTTTAGATATGAAGAACCATATGATTATTTTAGCTCCTCCAAGAGGGCCTTCATCTGTGAAAGGAATTGATACATCcacaaaaaatacaaatggaTCCCCAGATCTCTTCATATATCTCCAAGATGCAAAACAGGACTTCCCTAGCGTAGTTCCAGATCGTTGGGCAACTTTCGATT GA
- the LOC111782759 gene encoding nascent polypeptide-associated complex subunit beta-like, giving the protein MDHAKLQKMAGAVRTGGKGSVRRKKKAVHKTTTTDDKRLQSTLKRIGVNAIPAIEEVNIFKDDVVIQFVNPKVQASIAANTWVVSGSPQTKKLQDILPGIINQLGPDNLDNLRKLAEQFQKQAPGEAAAAAAAAAANAEDDDDDDVPDLVEGQTFEAAAEESKAS; this is encoded by the exons ATGGATCATGCGAAGCTCCAGAAGATGGCTGGTGCAGTGCGCACTGGTGGAAAAGGTAGCGTGAGAAG gaagaagaaagctgTTCACAAGACAACTACCACAGATGATAAACGGCTTCAAAGTACCTTGAAGAGAATAGGAGTTAATGCTATTCCTGCAATTGAGGAAGTTAACATCTTCAAGGATGATGTAGTTATTCAGTTTGTTAATCCGAAAG TTCAGGCTTCTATTGCCGCAAACACATGGGTTGTTAGTGGTTCTCCTCAAACGAAAA AATTGCAGGATATTCTCCCTGGAATTATTAACCAATTGG GGCCCGATAATTTGGACAATCTGAGGAAGTTGGCTGAGCAGTTCCAGAAGCAAGCACCTGGAGAAGccgcagcagcagcagcagcagcagcagccaaTGCAGAGgatgatgacgacgacgacgtACCCGACCTTGTCGAAGGACAAACCTTCGAAGCTGCTGCAGAAGAGAGTAAAGCCTCCTAG